The genomic segment CTGTGGATAACTACGGCGCCTGTGGATAACTGCTTGATCCGCTTGGTGGAGGCGTAGGCTCTGGGCCCGCCCCCGGTTGGGTGGGGTAGGGGTGGTGGCTGGTTCGTGACCCGGCCGAGGGCCTACTCTTCGGGCATGCCGCGTTACGAGTTCCGCTGCCGCGCCTGCGGCGACACGTTCGAGGTCAACCGGCCGATGAGCGAGGCCGCCGCGCCTACCGCGTGCCCGCAGGGTCACGGCGACACGGTCAAGCTGCTTTCGACCGTCGCCTTCACCGGTCGCGGTGGCAGCGCCCCGTCCCGCCCGGCGGCCCCGGCCGGTGGTGGCTGTTGCGGCGGTGCCTGCGGCTGCTGACCGCGGGCGGCCCAGCCCAGGACCGCATCGGCTGCGGCGACCCGGCTCACCCAGCGGCGGCATCAGCCCGGCCCAACCATCGGCCACGTCAATCGCCGGGCGGCGCCCGGCCCACCCAGCGGCGGCGTCAACCGACGCGCAGCGACCGGGCCCACCCAGCGGCGGCGTCAACCGACGGGCAGCGACCCTGCCCACCCGGCGGCGGCGTCGACCGTGTGGCAGCGCCCCGGCCCACCCAGCGGCGGCATCAACCGCCGCCCGGCGGCCGCAGCCCCCTAACGACCGCACCCGGCTGCCACCCCCGGCCAGCCCACCACCCGCAGCCCGGCACCGGCCCGCGACTTCCGTCGACGGCCGCTGGCCCGCCACCGCGCCCCGCTCCAGCCGCAAGCAACCCGGCGGAACACACGATCGATGCGCCGAGCGTGATCCACCCGCCCGGGCACGCTGGCGCCCGGCCCCGCTGGGACTACACCCTGTCCACATGGCGAGACGGCCACACTTCCGGTGGGATTTCCTCGCTGATCTCCCGGGATGGCGGACCAGCGGTGCGACCTGCGGCGAAGCGCACGGAAATATGATGATCTAGCGGTACGGGGACGGCTTGGCCAGTCGTTCGCGACGTGTCGCACAGGGTGCCTCTTGCGGGGACCGCCGAATGGGCGGCCGGAACTGGCCGACTGCGGCGTGACTCCGCTCGATCCATTTCGTTACGTCACGCGTAGTGCTTAACGAAGCCGCTGGTGTCCTCCGTCCAGGGTCGGTCGTGGCGGGTGGATGATTACCGTCCGTTTCTACGATGGCCGGTGACACAGTGATACGGCAGCATGAGACGCGACTTCCCGAAGGGGGCGGAGGTTCAACCGTGGCGGGACGGACCGAGCTGCCGAGTGGGCTGGTGACCTTTGTGTTCACCGACATCGAGGGCTCGACACGGTTGGCCCGGATGCTCGGCGACGACTACGGCTTGGTCCTCGGCGATCACCGCTCGGTGATGAGGACTGCGTTGAGTGACTTCGGCGGTGTCGAGCTCTTCACTGAGGGTGACAGTTTCTTCATCGCTTTCCACGACCCGGCGATGGCCGTCGCGGCCTGTGTGGAGGCTCAGCGGCAACTGTCCGCATTCGCCTGGCCCGGTCCGGATGTCGCGCCCCGCGTTCGGATGGGCATGCACACCGGCTGGGCTCGCCCGGTCGGCGGCGAGTACGCCAGCGTCGAGGTGCACCGCGCCGCCCGGGTGGCCGCGGCCGCGCACGGCGGCCAGATCCTCTGTTCCGGCGCCACCGCGCTGGCTCTGCTGACCGCCGGCAGCGATGCCCCGTTTGCTGTGACCGGCCGGCCAGAGACGCAGGAGAAACTGCTCGATCTGGGCCCGCACCGGCTCCGCGGGTTCGACGACGACGAGCGCATCTTCCAGGTCCTCGCGCCCGGCCTGGAGCGCGATTTCCCCCGCCCGCGCACCGCCGCCGCGCCCACCGACAACCTGCCTGTGCCGTTGACCGATTTCGTCGGCCGTCGCGCTGAGCTGACCGAGCTCACCGAGCTGGTGCAGCGCCATCGCATCGTGACTGTCACGGGGCCCGGCGGCGCCGGCAAGACGCGCCTGGCGCTCGCGGTGGCTGGGCCGCTTCTTCCCACGTACGCCGAAGGGGTTTGGACGGTCGACGTCGCGCACTCGCAGCAGGGGCTGGCGCCTGCGTTGGCTGCGGCTCTCGGCGTGCGCACCGAGCCGGGTCGCCCGGTGCTCGAGACGCTGCTGGAGCACTGCGCGGGGCGCCGGATGCTGCTGGTCCTGCAGACCGCCGACACCGCGCCGGCCGCGTGCGCCACGCTCGTACGGCGTCTGCTGGCTCGTTGCCCGAAGGTGAGTGTGCTGGTCACGAGCCGGGTGCCGCTGAACGTGCCGGGGGAGGTGGTCTGGCGCATCCCGCCGCTCGCCCCGGCCGACACGTTCGCCTTGCTCGCCGAGCGGGTCGCGGAGGCGTGCGGTGGCCGGCACGACGACGCCGGGCTGGAGGACGTAGCGGCCCTGCTGGAGGGTTCGCCTCTGGCTGTCGAGCTGGCCGCGGCCCGGCTCCGTTCGCTTTCGCCGGCCCAGCTGGCGGCCCGCCTGGGCGATCCGTTGTCCGCGCTGGACCCGGTCGAGGCGGAGCCCGGGGACCGGCACGAGAGTCTGAGGGCCACTCTGGACTGGTCCTACCGGACGCTCAGCACGCCCGCCGCGAGCCTGTTGCGCCGGCTCGCGGTCTTCGCCGGCACGGTCGATCTGGCCACCGTGGAGTGGTGCGGCGCGGACGCGCTGGGTGCGCTGTCCGAGCTGGCCGACAAGTCGCTGGTCGAGGTGGTGCCGGGGCCCCGCTATCGGTTGTCCGGGCAGGTCCGCGCGTACGCCGCTCGTCGCCTGACCGCCGCCGGGGACGAGCGTGCGGTGCGGGACAGGCATGTCGCCTGGGCTTTGCACACGCTGGAGTCCGTCATGCTGGACACCGACGGCCAGGTCCGCACCACGTCGCTCACCGAGATGACCCCGTACGTGCCGGAGTGGACGACGGCGCTGCGCTGGGCCGCGACCAAGGGCAGTGTGCGCGCCGGGCTGCGGCTGGCCCTGGCCCTGGACCCGTGGTGGCGCGAGCACGGCGGGGCCAGTGAGGGTCGTGATCTGCTGTTCCGCCTGTATCGGCGGCTCGACGGGGTCGATGTGGAGCCGGGCGTGCTCGGTTACGCCCATCTGGTGCACGCCGGGCTGTCGGAGGACCGTTCGGAGCGTACGAGGTTCCTGGACCGGGCGGAGCGGATCGCCCGCGCCGAGGAGAACCAGGCGCTGCTGGTGCATTCGCTGGCCGGGCATCGGACCACCCTGATCGAGGCCGGCCGGCACGACGAGGCCGAGCAGCTGTGCCGTGAGGTGATCGCCCAGGCCGAGCGCAACGGGGTTGCCGAGTCCGCGCTGCCCGCCGTGATCGCGCTGGCCGAGCTGCTGTGGCGCCGCGACGAGCTGAATCAGGCGGCCGAGCTGCTCGGTGGCGCCCGGCAGGCCGAGGCGAACTGCCCCGAGCACCGCGGCAAACGGACGGTCGACTGGCTGCTCGGCATGGTCGCGTTGCGCCGCGGTGACCTGGTCGCCGGGCACGATCACCTGGTGGTGGCGCTGCGGTCACGGCTGCGGCACGGGTTCCGTGGTTCCGCGGCCGACGCGGTGGCGGCGATCGCGGTGCGCTGCGCGATGGGTGGCGACCCCGCGACCGCCGCGGTGCTGTTCGGTGGGGCCGAGGCGGCGCGCGGGGCCCGGCGTACGGAGATGTTCGGGCGTTTCTGGTCGGCCCAGCAGTTGTCGTTGCGTTCGGCGTTGGGCGACGCTGCCTTCGACGCCGCGTACGCGGACGGGGTGGGTCTGGGTTTCGACCGGATCGTGGCGATGGCGCTGGCCGTCGAGCACCCCGATCTCGCGGATGGCGCGGCCCGGTTCGCCCCGACGTTGCAGGGCAGCTAACGGGTTCGCATCAGCCTTTCCGCACGGTCGAGGTCGGCCTGGCGCACGAAGGAAACCGAGCCGAAGATCCGTACGGCCTGGTAGTAGGTCCACGCCACGCTGTAGCAGGCGGCCCGCACGAGCACGCTGTAGCGCACGCACACTCGCTTCATGTCGGCGTAGAACGTGTCGTCCACGCGCGCCTTGTTCGCCGCGAACCGGCCCAAGTCCTTGTAGTTGCGGTAGCCGAAGTCGTGATGCCAGCACGCGTTGGCGAAGTCGAAGCCGAGCGGCCGTTCCGGGCTGGCCGAGCAGTAGTCGGTCGACCAGTCGAAGCCGTAGCTCAGCCAGGGTTCGCGGTCGAGGCGGGCCGCGTTCCACTTGGCGGTGCCGGCCGCGGTGGGCTGGGTCCAGCCGGCCAGCACGGTGGCCTTGTCGGTGGTGGTGGCCCGGGCGATCCCGGCCGGGGCGAGCAGGGCCAGCGCCAGGGCGAGGACAAGAGTGATGCGTCGGGTCATCACAGCAGTCTTGGAACCGCCCCCGCTCGCATACAACGTTGTCGATCCCGCTTTGCCGATGCGTGCCGAAGCTCTTGTTTGATGTTCCTGAACGATGATTAATGTGATGTCCTGGGT from the Paractinoplanes abujensis genome contains:
- a CDS encoding FmdB family zinc ribbon protein, whose translation is MPRYEFRCRACGDTFEVNRPMSEAAAPTACPQGHGDTVKLLSTVAFTGRGGSAPSRPAAPAGGGCCGGACGC
- a CDS encoding adenylate/guanylate cyclase domain-containing protein; protein product: MAGRTELPSGLVTFVFTDIEGSTRLARMLGDDYGLVLGDHRSVMRTALSDFGGVELFTEGDSFFIAFHDPAMAVAACVEAQRQLSAFAWPGPDVAPRVRMGMHTGWARPVGGEYASVEVHRAARVAAAAHGGQILCSGATALALLTAGSDAPFAVTGRPETQEKLLDLGPHRLRGFDDDERIFQVLAPGLERDFPRPRTAAAPTDNLPVPLTDFVGRRAELTELTELVQRHRIVTVTGPGGAGKTRLALAVAGPLLPTYAEGVWTVDVAHSQQGLAPALAAALGVRTEPGRPVLETLLEHCAGRRMLLVLQTADTAPAACATLVRRLLARCPKVSVLVTSRVPLNVPGEVVWRIPPLAPADTFALLAERVAEACGGRHDDAGLEDVAALLEGSPLAVELAAARLRSLSPAQLAARLGDPLSALDPVEAEPGDRHESLRATLDWSYRTLSTPAASLLRRLAVFAGTVDLATVEWCGADALGALSELADKSLVEVVPGPRYRLSGQVRAYAARRLTAAGDERAVRDRHVAWALHTLESVMLDTDGQVRTTSLTEMTPYVPEWTTALRWAATKGSVRAGLRLALALDPWWREHGGASEGRDLLFRLYRRLDGVDVEPGVLGYAHLVHAGLSEDRSERTRFLDRAERIARAEENQALLVHSLAGHRTTLIEAGRHDEAEQLCREVIAQAERNGVAESALPAVIALAELLWRRDELNQAAELLGGARQAEANCPEHRGKRTVDWLLGMVALRRGDLVAGHDHLVVALRSRLRHGFRGSAADAVAAIAVRCAMGGDPATAAVLFGGAEAARGARRTEMFGRFWSAQQLSLRSALGDAAFDAAYADGVGLGFDRIVAMALAVEHPDLADGAARFAPTLQGS
- a CDS encoding phospholipase, producing the protein MTRRITLVLALALALLAPAGIARATTTDKATVLAGWTQPTAAGTAKWNAARLDREPWLSYGFDWSTDYCSASPERPLGFDFANACWHHDFGYRNYKDLGRFAANKARVDDTFYADMKRVCVRYSVLVRAACYSVAWTYYQAVRIFGSVSFVRQADLDRAERLMRTR